The segment AACCGCTTTAGCTCTCTTTGACTTGCCATGATAATATCCCTTTCTGCCATAATACCCTCCTATTAAATCGGGTATTATAGCCTCTTTAAATTAGGACATTTCTAAATGTGCCAAATAGGACATTATCATTTGTGTATTACAACTCGAATGTCCTGCATGCCATAGTGTTACAAACATTCTATTTCCGAAGCTTCTATATGCATACTCAGATCTGATTCTAGAATTATTTTCTTATTATATGTTAATTCCAACTCGGTCAATGTTTTCCTATAATGCTTTGTAAGATAAGAAGATATGTACGGGTGAATCTTTACCCAGATAGTTTGCATTGATCTGGTTGCACATAACTGCTCTACCCTTCTTTGTAATTCAATACACGTAGTTGCTAATGACTTTATATTGCCATTTCCCTTACAATAAGGACAAACTTGAAATAAATAATCAATGACACTTTGCTTAACTCTTTGTCTGGTCATTTCAACAAGACCAAATTTGCTCAATTGCGCTACTGTAGTCTTAGCCCTGTCCCTTTTTAAAGCATCTTTAAAGACTTGCAATAACTTATGTTTATGCTTTTCGTACTTCATATCAATAAAATCAATTATTATAATTCCTCCCATATCTCTGAGACGTAGTTGACGAGCTATCTCTACACTAGCCTCAAGGTTAATTCTCAAAACCGTATCTTCTAAGGAGGTTTTTCCAACATATTTCCCTGTATTTACATCTATAGAAACAAGAGCCTCTGTCTGCTCAATTAATATCCATCCCCCGCTTTTTAATCTTACTTTATTTTGTAACGCTTTATCTATCTCTTTTTCTAGATTATACTTATCAAATAACTTCTGTTTCTCATTGTATAATTTTATACGAGATTTCATTTCAGGCAATACTCCACCCACAAACTGCCTTAACTTGTTATATTCATCACTTGAATCTATTAGCACTATTTGGATATCAG is part of the bacterium genome and harbors:
- a CDS encoding Rne/Rng family ribonuclease; its protein translation is MKKELIISVDACEVRTALLEEGVLAEFAIERKGERRIAGNIYKGKVKTILPGIQSAFVDIGLEKNGFLHVKDIATPSAVPEDVEESEGNGETVSRRSQKDSISDILTNEQEILVQVIKEQLGTKGVKLSSFISIPGRFLVLMPTVDHIGVSRKIDDQNERYRLKGIAKKIRTENMGLIIRTGGAGKTEKEFYDEINYLVRLWRRIQKRAKISEALTVVYQEYNLIHRLVRDLLRPDIQIVLIDSSDEYNKLRQFVGGVLPEMKSRIKLYNEKQKLFDKYNLEKEIDKALQNKVRLKSGGWILIEQTEALVSIDVNTGKYVGKTSLEDTVLRINLEASVEIARQLRLRDMGGIIIIDFIDMKYEKHKHKLLQVFKDALKRDRAKTTVAQLSKFGLVEMTRQRVKQSVIDYLFQVCPYCKGNGNIKSLATTCIELQRRVEQLCATRSMQTIWVKIHPYISSYLTKHYRKTLTELELTYNKKIILESDLSMHIEASEIECL